The Triticum dicoccoides isolate Atlit2015 ecotype Zavitan chromosome 6A, WEW_v2.0, whole genome shotgun sequence genome has a window encoding:
- the LOC119318417 gene encoding quinone oxidoreductase PIG3-like — protein MRVVAIASPGGPEALQVREVDDLPAPGEGEVLVAVAAAGVNRADTVQRQGRYPPPPGASPYPGLECSGTILALGANVPPRWAVGDQVCALLTGGGYAEKVVVPAGQLLPVPEGVSLADAAGLPEVACTVWSTVFMTSHLSPGESFLIHGGSSGIGTFAIQIAKHLGVKVFVTAGSEEKLAACKDLGADVCINYKTEDFVARIKEETDGKGVDVILDNIGASYLQRNLNSLAVDGRLFIIGFMGGVTTEVNLQAMLARRLTIQAAGLRNRSLANKAQIVSEVEKNVWPAVVSGKVKPVIYKTFPLSEAAESHKLMETSSHIGKILLIP, from the exons ATGAGGGTGGTGGCGATCGCGAGCCCCGGCGGGCCGGAGGCGCTGCAGGTGCGCGAGGTGGACGACCTCCCGGCGCCGGGGGAGGGCGAGGTGCTCGTCGCGGTGGCCGCCGCCGGCGTCAACCGCGCCGATACGGTCCAGCGGCAGGGCCGGTACCCGCCGCCGCCGGGCGCCTCCCCCTACCCGGGGCTCGAGTGCTCCGGCACCATCCTCGCGCTCGGGGCCAACGTCCCCCCGCGCTGGGCCGTCGGCGACCAG GTGTGCGCTCTGCTTACCGGCGGCGGGTACGCGGAGAAGGTGGTGGTGCCGGCGGGGCAGCTGCTCCCGGTGCCGGAGGGGGTGTCGCTGGCCGACGCCGCCGGCTTGCCCGAGGTGGCCTGCACCGTCTGGTCCACCGTCTTCATGACCAGCCATCTCTCCCCCGGCGAATCTTTCCTT ATCCATGGTGGATCGAGTGGAATCGGTACATTCGCTATACAGATTGCGAAGCACCTTGGTGTTAAGGTTTTTGTTACTGCAG GAAGCGAAGAAAAACTAGCTGCCTGCAAAGATTTGGGAGCTGATGTATGTATAAACTACAAAACCGAAGATTTTGTAGCACGCATAAAAGAAGAAACCGATGGAAAGG GTGTTGATGTCATTCTGGACAATATCGGTGCATCTTATCTCCAGCGCAATCTGAACAGCTTAGCTGTTGATGGTAGACTTTTCATCATCGGTTTCATGGGAGGTGTTACAACTGAAGTGAACCTGCAGGCTATGCTTGCCCGAAGATTGACCATACAAG CTGCTGGACTGCGGAACAGAAGCCTCGCTAACAAAGCCCAGATCGTGAGCGAGGTGGAGAAGAATGTGTGGCCTGCCGTCGTGTCGGGCAAGGTGAAGCCGGTGATTTACAAGACATTCCCGCTATCTGAAGCAGCTGAATCTCACAAGCTGATGGAGACGAGCTCCCACATTGGCAAGATACTGTTGATTCCATGA